In the genome of Paenibacillus pabuli, one region contains:
- a CDS encoding flavin reductase family protein: MREPIDEPMFYSYPGMVAVVTSRHKDMQNVMASGWHTYIGSSPGIYGISLRKETYSYELIEQSGVFGVHFLPGHHSEWIQAAGTFSGRDTDKFSKFGITYEEGIKINVPILTEAYFAYECKVIDITTYGDHEWIAGEVLQRYQDPEYFLENGMVNLDKLQIPMYLGRSSYRILDGRAEEKVHPFYL, translated from the coding sequence ATGCGGGAACCGATAGATGAACCTATGTTTTATTCATATCCAGGCATGGTAGCGGTAGTGACATCTCGTCATAAGGACATGCAGAATGTCATGGCATCTGGCTGGCATACCTATATTGGATCGTCTCCCGGAATTTACGGAATATCATTGCGGAAGGAAACGTACTCTTATGAATTGATTGAACAGAGTGGAGTATTCGGGGTTCACTTCCTTCCGGGTCACCATTCGGAGTGGATTCAGGCAGCGGGAACCTTCAGTGGAAGAGACACAGATAAATTCTCGAAGTTTGGGATTACATACGAAGAAGGAATCAAAATAAACGTACCTATTCTGACCGAAGCCTATTTTGCATACGAGTGCAAGGTGATCGATATCACAACGTATGGGGATCATGAATGGATTGCAGGTGAAGTGTTACAACGCTATCAAGACCCGGAATATTTTCTGGAAAACGGAATGGTTAATTTGGATAAACTGCAAATTCCAATGTACCTAGGACGATCCTCTTATCGAATCCTCGATGGGAGGGCGGAAGAGAAGGTTCATCCGTTTTACCTCTAG